CAGCTGCTAGAATGAGTGAGGAGCTTATGAGATCAAAGCCTTCTGGTATCACCTGGTCTAACACCACGATCTCAATGAATCATATCCGTATCATAAAAGAAAGGGCAGCAATCTGAACTCTTACTGAGTCCCCAGAAACAAAGGACTGCCATGtaacctgatttttctttctgagcaTTTAGATTGGGGCTACTTATACGGCAGATCCAGACCACACACATATTTTGTTCCCGCTTCACCACCATACAAGACTTAGCTCCTATATCCGCAATACCCATTATTTCTTACCATCTTTGCAAACTTGGAGAGCCACTGAAGAGCACATTAATTACTGGCTGGCCCAGCTGATCCATGCACCGCTAGCATACCCCTGCCCCCTAACTGAATCCCAGCAGAAAGGAACTAATAGCCACGATCTAACCCTTTCAGCTAACACCAGGGCACGGCACAGCACAAGCATCCCAGGGGCATGACCTACGGGCAACAGATCAGTCTGCACATAATGCCGTTCTTTTTACTTTTGCCACCTTAATTCGTACAAAAAGGTATATTAAAAGAAGCTGAGATTAGCCCTATTTTCTAAAACATAACAAACATCATTATTACTTATTTGCTGTAACACAAAGGCTTGAAAGACCTACAGTGTTTACCAATAAATTATATTCAATTATATTACTAGATTATATAATACCCTCTGACAAATGATACTTCAATTAATCCATTCTACCAACAAATATAAATAATGTTCTACCTGCACGTTAAGACCTCATCTAGATGAGCAAGAGCACAAAGACCAAAAGGAGCACATGCAGTGTTATCTGCCCAAAAGCAAACGCATTAACCCAGActctgctggtgctggggcaTCTGCCAAAGGATGGTTGTGATCATCATCTAGCTTTCATTTCTGAAACTCTGAGAGTGGAAATTCCCCCTCTGTGGCATACCAGAGCCTGTGGGACACCTTCCTACAGGGCACAGCACAACTCCTGCACAGGTAGAGACAGTGACAGTCTGAGACACAAAGGCATGAGTGAGGAAGGGCATCCACACAGATACTGACATACTCAGTGACACCTTTTCAAAGGCAAAATCCTCTGGAAAAATCAGATTGTGGGGGCAGCTGAGAGGTTACTAAAGATAAATAAATCTTTAGCATCATAGAGGTTTTCCCACCCTCCAAGCCATTGCCCAGAAACTTTAATAGTACAGCAATATTTCACAGTAAGTTCTTTGATGgcaatattctaaaatatttaaatggtgCAATTACTGTTGAAAATTAATATTCCCTTCTCCTCTCGCCTCCAAAAAGCCCTGCAACTAGGGTACAGTTTTGGCCAGCCTTCTTTATTTGCTCGGATGCTTTCTGAGACCTCCTTCTGTGTTAAAATCCAAAAATGGACGTCTGCAGAATGTACAGTCCAAGTCCAGACATCCAGAACCCTCCCTTCATTCCCATTTAATTTAATCTTGAAGAGATGAATGTACTTTTAGAAAAATGCATGAAACCTGTCAACAATTTATGAGCTGTAAGCATTTAAATAAGAAAGGATAAAGGTCGAACTAACAGGGCACAGCAGGACTTTTACTTCTACTTTGTCCTTAACGTGTTTTTGTTATGCCTGTTTCACCTTTTGAAGAGATAACAGACTGTAAAAGTGATTATACTCTATGCTAAAGTGAAGCATTAATTTTGATTTCAGCAGAAGTAAAATGAGCTGCAAGAGGATAACTGAATTTATTTGTTCCTTAACAATGTTCACAAATAAATCAATTAAGCACCTGCAAATGCACATCAGACAACTCAATTCCTTTTAACTGGTGTAACAGCGGACAGCTGGGTTCTACATTTTCAGCGTACCTGAAATTTCTCTAGTGCTACAAGTTTCATTAATAAAGTGCATTCAGAATCTTGACAAGACAGATGAATTAGTATTATCTTATTTCAATGTAAGGTTTAACCACTTAAATAGAGACTTCCACCCAAACCTTTTAACATTTTCCTCTTCGTTTTCCTCTGTGCCTGAATTAGAAGCCTCTCCGTTTTCCATCAAAGCTTCGTAAGTCTTTTGTGCTCGAACAATTTCTTTGTCTGCACTGAAGTGCACCATTTGTCTGCTTAAAATAGGAACAACTAAATTGAAGTTGTCAATTCTTTTGTTTAATTTCCTGATATCTTCTACAAATTGCTCACAAATACGATTCCATTGCTTTTGCCTATATGGTGTCATTGGCCCTCCAAGCTTACTTCTAGATGCCACTATACTCTTCCTTAACCGCTCAATAGTTTCCCGTATTTCTTTCTGCATCAGGATCCACTCTGGCTGATATCCATTGTCTATCAGAATCCTGTTCAAGTTGTGAGTCATAGGGTCAATATGTGGACAGTCTGAAAATTTCTGCAAAGGTTTTCCTTTGCCACTGAGGTTGTCAAAGTCTCCTTTCGCCATCGATTCCTGGATGAGGTCCTCAACCAACCGTTCAACCGCCTGAGTTATTTTCACCTTTTTGCTCTGCCTCACATCTTTGGCTTTCATTACGTCAGTCACAGCATACTGGCTTTCAAGTCTCTGCTTCCGGTACTCCAACACTTGTTCAGTAGCACGGTCTACTCGAAACTGCATgtactgcttttctctttggcTGGGTGTTCCAAAACCAACGCCTTCAAAACTCAAGTAGTGTCTATGCTGTGGTGCTTTTGATTTGAACtgatcttcctcctcttcattattctcgtttgatttctttttggttGCCACATCACTGAGCACGACTCTGTACGCTTCTTCTACTTTCATAAATGCTTCAGAATCAGCTGTGGCAGAACCACTGTCTGGATGGTATTTTTTAGCAAGACTTCGATATGAGTTTCTGATATCATCAAGGGAACATCCTTCCTCAAGCTCAAGAATTTTGTAAGAGTCCTTGATGTTGCTTTTAGGTTTGTAACCCGACAACATTCTGTTGCCACAAATGTAGGGAAACAGCTTCAGGTTTCTTGGAATCATTGCTTGATGTACCATTAAATGATGCCCTATGTTGTTAGTCAGCATGACACAAAGCCACTTTATATTTCTTCAGGTGCAGCTACATTATAAACAATGAcctataaacacatttttataaaaattgtgTTAAATATGCTTCTTAGAAGAACTTACATGATTTAAGACTTATCTTTAACTTGTTATATTACTTAAAGAAATCCCTACAAAATTTCAGAACAGTATGCggtgttcttttctttcacaggcttAACACTGAAATCTGCATTTCTTATTAATTACTACTGAAGCAGTACTATTAcaatgtaaatgaaaattaattcacaATATAGTTTTCTCCTGGTATAGCAATAATAGCATAGCTTTGTTTTGCACTGCAGAATTCCCAAAAGGCCAAAACTTTATTGCCTTTCTGCAAACTCAGTGCAACGTAAACTGGAAATATGCTTTATGTTGAGTGGTAACTCTGCTGAAACaaatctctcccttttcctctatACACCTACATTCAGCCATCAACTGAATTTTCTATTCACATACATCAATGCTTCAAGATCTACTACCTGATGCATTCTCAAAGGATTTCATTTCAGTACCCTTTTGGTATTTTGCAACAACAACTGAAGTAGCATTCAGATTATAGATTCATTTAGATTAACTCTTGTATCCCAGCAGGATACAGGGCTCTCACATTCTAGTGGCCAATCTTCTTCATTTGTGCCCGGTAAGGTTATAAATCTGGAACTCAGAACACATCAATAGCAGACAGTATCTCATTCTGTCAGGAATACCAGTGCTTCCGAATGATCTTGGGAAACAGCAAAAGGAACACTTTTAGCAAATGACAACAGAAGTAACTCTTCACGTAAAATCAGAAGTAGAAAAATATCAATCAAACTGCACACACAATTTACATACCAGCTAACTTCTCTTTATTAATGAAAATCCTAAGACAAATGCCACATACATGGTCCTAAAGAGTCTCCTTTTGCAGATTCAGTGTCCTTTTGCAGTGACTGCAATATATCCTTTGCTGACTTCCTTTCCAAAGAACTAGGCTGAATCAAGGTAAAGTTTAAAGAATAAATAGTGTTATATGTTCTGCATGTAACAAACTGCCCTCCTATACTAACCCGCCTGAaaaagagacaggaaaggagaTGTACTTGGGACTGCAGGAAACACTGGATCAAtactgaatattttcagttgaTTTTGATCCAAGTAAGGTATTAAGTCATTGGCTTGTGGTTATTTTAATGGAccttattaattttttgtttgttcatttgatATAGATTAGTGATTTCTCTCCTTCTAGGTGGTTGGCAAAGACAATAATTTAGTTCCATATGCTCATAAAAATCCACATTACTACTACTTGAATGGAAAGATCGATGGATACAGCCTTGAAATCGAACATACTGATTAGAAGCAGGCTTTCTCATAATTCCGAAGACttgattttaatgtatttgtgctTAAAAAACCTGTATCGAACTGTATGTATAGCACTCACCCCACGGCACCGAAGGGTGCCAGCTGGGGGGATTTTTATTCCTCAGCCGTTTGACTTCAGCTCTCCCCGGTGGGGCTAGGTAAGGGGGGACAAGaccgagccccccccacccccaaaaggcCGAGGAGGGCGGCGGCACCGACCGGcgcgccccgcgcccctcccccgcTGGGCCTGGCGCACGAGACAGCCTTCCGCTCCCACGCCCCCGCGCGCGCCCCGCTGCCCGTCACAGTCCCAACGGCTGCCCCCCAaccgccccctccgcgcgggctgTGGGGACAAGGACGGAGTCCCGCCGCGGGAACGGGCGAACGCCGTGAGGCGATGTGCCACAGGAGGGCTGAGGGAAGCGGTTACCGGCATGCGAGGAGCCAGGCACTCGGCATCCCGCCCCCCCTCAACGGCTGTTACGTGGGGCGGGAGAGGCTCCCCGCACCCCTACGCGTACTTTTGCGCCCAGAGCCCCGCTGCCCGGCACTCCCACCTCACctggtccccgccgccgcccgcacaGCGGCGCAGGCCCAGGGGCAGGGCGCCCGCaatggaggagggggaggaagaggaggggcaaCTGCTTTTACCCTTCGCTCAAGGACGTCTCCTaacggcgggggggccggggggcggaggggcgcCCGACACGGAACGCATGTGCGAGCGGGAAggccggcccgcccccgcgccctgcccgccgctcACCAGCGGAGGGAGCCCGAGTCCTGCCAcagccgcgcgccgccgccggcgcggggccACGTGACTGGGCGACGCGTggacggggcgggaggggcgTGTTGTCAGTGCCCGTGCGCGGGCGGCTGTGGCGGGCCGGACGGCTGGCGCATGCGCACTGCAGGGGGGGGATGTGGAGGCTGGCGGCGCCCGAGAGGGCGCCGATGTTGCGCAGCAGCGTCCCTCTGTGAGGCTGTATGGGAGACAGgacttttattattctttttttatatgtacGCTTACACATGTAGACTTTAACTGCTTTTTAGGCTTCGTTCTCCTGAGTGAATTCCACCTTAGTAGATGGCAAGTCCCCCTGCCTCTTCAGGGGCTTGTGGAACAGCTTGTGTGCAGTGCTTACCCTGACAAAGGCTTGGTCTTTCACAGCGCTCTTGTCCTTGCCCCTAACACGATTTTCAAAATGCTGTGAGTGCCTCTGAGCAGCTGCACTAGGAGCAACATCTGCTGGCATTTGTTGGGCTCACACAAAAAGGCAGTGCCAGACCCGCTGCGACCCAGAGCTCCTGGCCTCCGCTGCCTTGCAGCAGGGCAGGTAATGCCTGGTGGGTTTTCCTATGGCTTCCATGTGTGGCATTGGCTGGCTGTTGAGGAATGGCAACTTCAGCTAAAGAAACTTCAAACCAAGAAACAGTTCTCATCCTTAGCCTGGAAATGAGAACCCAGGTGCACAAATTAAAGGCCCAGTAGATGGAAGACAGACAAACCTCTTATGTTTTTTATTAACGGTAGTTGATGGGGTATGGTTGAGCATGCTGCATATCCAACCAGTGAAATGGTGGCATTGACGTCTGAAAGGAAGCAACTAGCATGTAGAGCAATCTGCTTTGTTTTACAGCTTCCAGTGTTATACTCTGACTGCTCATCTTGTTATGGCTTTACCAGTATGCTATCTTGGTGAATAAACAACACTAAATTTTCTCTTCTATTCGTTAGGTAATGGTTTTCtacactttttaaatttcaaattcattttctgcAAAAGTCCGATTTTGATACTGGAAGTTTCCGTGTATATTGTCTTTCTCTGCTGTATATTCACTTCATCACCTAAGAAAACACTTGCTCAAATAATtgcaatacaaattgacccactgGAATGAATGCACGTTTAAATTACCTTCTTCTGGCCATTCATGCAGCAGAGACGTTTCAGGGCTGCACGAGTTCTCTTTCTGACTTAAATTGTCACAGCCTCCTGACTATAAGAAAAAATTCCAAAAACTGTtgcaaaagaaagataaattttatCCTTGTTTTGGCTTATAAGAAATAAGACTCTTCTTTCCTTGTGGTGGTTTGCTCTTCAGTCAGAGGCAGAAAATGTAGAACTGTGAGTTTGCAAATCTAAGGAAGGCAGTCTACAGATACTTGGTAAGTGATGCTTAAGACTATTGTAGCAGGCATGTCTCCTTAAACTGGAGGGTTCAAGTACAGCATCTGTCCAACAGTACACAAGCTGTTAACTCCATAGAAGTTTTAAACAAACTTTGcagatttcctttaaaaactgttttagtGGTGTGAAAGGAATGGCTTGTGtttctatttatgtatttttttatttctcattgccTGACTTTAAGACACAGAGATACTGCTCAGTGCTATGTTGGGatacattaattttgttttcagtaaagtGGTAGCATTGCAAGCTTGCCAAACGTTAACCAAACAACTTCAGATACTATCAAGAAAGGATTATGCTGTTGAAGAGGATGGTGTAGGAACCAGCAAAGCATAAAATAACACTTCTTATATACATTGTATCTCTGGCACTGCTTGTATTAAATTTGTtcaaaaggtaaaaagggtaGTAATTAAGTGGGGCATAATTCAAGTGTGTgct
This genomic interval from Calonectris borealis chromosome 1, bCalBor7.hap1.2, whole genome shotgun sequence contains the following:
- the DNAJC28 gene encoding dnaJ homolog subfamily C member 28, with amino-acid sequence MLTNNIGHHLMVHQAMIPRNLKLFPYICGNRMLSGYKPKSNIKDSYKILELEEGCSLDDIRNSYRSLAKKYHPDSGSATADSEAFMKVEEAYRVVLSDVATKKKSNENNEEEEDQFKSKAPQHRHYLSFEGVGFGTPSQREKQYMQFRVDRATEQVLEYRKQRLESQYAVTDVMKAKDVRQSKKVKITQAVERLVEDLIQESMAKGDFDNLSGKGKPLQKFSDCPHIDPMTHNLNRILIDNGYQPEWILMQKEIRETIERLRKSIVASRSKLGGPMTPYRQKQWNRICEQFVEDIRKLNKRIDNFNLVVPILSRQMVHFSADKEIVRAQKTYEALMENGEASNSGTEENEEENVKRFGWKSLFKWLNLTLK